The genome window GGTTAGCGGTTCTTTTGTATCTTATCTTGTAGATAAATATGGAATGGAAAAATTTAAAAAAATGTTGGTAGAAGCAAACAGACTCAATTTTAATTCAAAATGCCAGGAGATTTACAACAAGGAATTATCCACATTAGAACTGGAATGGAAGGTATATGTTATGGAGATAACTGCTTAACACAATTATTAATTATTTACTTATACCTTTTATAACTTATATCCAGTGATTTTTGAATCCATATTTAAAATTTAACTATTTATAATTTTTAGTTAAGGATCACAATTTTGTTAAATTTTCTTATCTGATATGGTTTCCTGATAAATTAAATTCTTTTATGTATACCTGAAAGGAGTAAATAAACTACACAAGTGATAAGAAAAATTCAAAAAAGTGACCTGGAACAAGTTTTAAATATTTGGCTGGAAGCATCAATTATTTCCCATGATTTTATTGATAGTAATTATTGGGTTTCAAAGATAAAGGATATGAAATATACATATATACCAAGCTCAGAGTCTTATGTTTATGAAAATAAGACTGGTATTTGCGGTTTTTTCTCATTATCTGAAAATATTTTAGCTGCTATTTTTGTTGCACCAAGTCAACAAAGTAAGGGAATTGGAATGAAATTGCTACAAACCGCAAAAGAATTACGAAGGGAACTGATTATAAATGTATATAAAGAAAATCAAAAAAGTATTCGATTTTACGAGAAAGCAGGATTTTGGTTTGTAAAGGAACAAGAAGATAAAAACACCGGTCATCTGGAAATAGTTATGCGATGGCCTTAAGAATATAATGTAATAATTTTGGATATAAATGTAAGGAGTAGGTAATAGTTAGCAGTTAGGATTTGGTAAAGATAGATCCGAGATGTAAGGTAAAATGCCAAATTTGCCAATTAACTTATTTACCGACCTATTAGTCAATAAAAACAGGTATTGGTATACTATAAGTTTTAGTTGTCAGTTCTCAGCTTTTAAAAAAAATCAGGTAAAGGAAAAATATAAGTAGAATAATGTTTGCAGTAGTTTTTGAATAAATTTTAATATTATATAGTATAGTAGATAATTGGCACAAAATTATG of Atribacterota bacterium contains these proteins:
- a CDS encoding N-acetyltransferase, which encodes MIRKIQKSDLEQVLNIWLEASIISHDFIDSNYWVSKIKDMKYTYIPSSESYVYENKTGICGFFSLSENILAAIFVAPSQQSKGIGMKLLQTAKELRRELIINVYKENQKSIRFYEKAGFWFVKEQEDKNTGHLEIVMRWP